DNA sequence from the Dreissena polymorpha isolate Duluth1 chromosome 3, UMN_Dpol_1.0, whole genome shotgun sequence genome:
ctgatcttaatgagtcaggtgagcgattcagggccatcatggccctcttgtttttttaaattgacctttgaccttgaagcatgaccttgaacttccaccactcaaaatgtgcagcttcatgacaccgctttgacatttttttaaattgtttgacctttgaccttaaaggatgaccttgaacttgaacttccaccactcaaattgtgcagcttcatgagagtgccgctttgaaattattttttttaacctttgaccttgaaggatgaccttgaccttgaacatccaccactcaaaatgtgcagcttcatgagaacgcggctttgaaaaaaaagtttgacctttgaccttgaaggattaccttgaccttgaacttccaccactcaaaatgtgcagcttcatgagaatgccgcttaatttttttatatattattttaccttgaaggatgaccttgaccttgaacttccaccactcaaaatgtgcagcttcatgagatttacatgcatgccaaatatcaagttgctatcttcaatattaaaaaagttatggccgatgttaaagttttcggatggacagacgccatatatttgacatttgaccttaaaggatgaccttgaccttcatctttcaccactcaaaatgttcagctccatgagatacacatgcatgcctaatatcaagttgctatattcaatagtgaaaaagttatgttcaatgttaaagtttttggacagacagacgccatatatttgacatttgaccttgaaggatgaccttgaccttcacctttcaccactcaaaatgttcagctccatgagatacacatgcatgccaaatatcaagttgctatcttcaatagagaaaaagttatggccaatgttaaagtttttttctgacggacggcaaactgactgacatactgacggacagttcaactgctatatgccaccctaccgggggcataaaaataaattcaacacaTGCGAAATGAGTGTTCCTTAAAACAATAGCCATAATGTTAATAGCTAAAGCAAAATTGGCTTCAGGCAGCTCATTAGAACTACATCCTGCATCCGCAATGCCCAAAGCCAATCTCACTTTCAATCGTAAATGTTCGAATattgtcgcgggaaattcacatggaaacAATTGTCACAAAATTACCATtgtgtatctcattaaatctatgtaAACATACTACATCTAGCATTAAAATTTTGGCTCGTGCTACCAGGACACTGATTTTGATGgggtaactttattttacaaaatattcgttgaatttttagtgtttatggggctttaattTTGTCATAATCAAATACAAAGAACAATCATTGTGATGTTTATTATGAAAATCATCGATGGTAAAATTTCTAGCGTCAAAGGTATGTGACATTTAAAATTTACCTCTTCAAAACTTGAAGTTGTCAAACTTTATATATTACTGCATATTTAAATAgcaattatcaaaacaaaattctTCAAGCAGAATTGTGTGCAGGAAATGTGGCAAAACATAAGAAAGTAGATTATGGGTATGCGGAATAGTTGATGCTAATGGTATTTGCTTTTGCCACTTTTTCACAAATatagcctcgctctggaaaaacaggatTTGTATCAGCCGAAATTGTGActgactgcactggctatcaGCCGAAATTGAGactgactgcactggctattcagGGGAAACTCTCAAATTTTGCCCAACCTGGATTTGCTTTTAGAAGAGActgcatacaaataaaaaattccaAAGAGGAAAGTGCCACGCCTGATTAGTCTACAaactgcacaaactaatctgggacaacaattttaGCACATGCATAAACCCCAATATCCCAAAGCGAGGCTTCATTACAGTTTACAATGCGTGAAAAAAGGGCAGTTTTGCAGTAGTTAACTATGAAAAGACATAGACATTGATTGAACAATATTCAAAACTGCGAGGATAGACTTTAGAGCAAACAATATTTCAAACCAATATAAAAAGCCATCTGAATAAGTATGGTCAAATTTACGAAACGCTCCCTAATACATAGATTAATTCAAACGTTTGAGCTATTCAATAGACGTTCAAAGAATATCCTTATGAATGTACACTTAATTTTGAACTGCAGGGTAACAAGCAACCACAAAATGTTTGTTGGATTTGTCCACAGAACTGAAAGAGGTCTGGGGTGGTATCACTCTGTCCATCTGTGAACACACTGGGCGTTGGTGCAGACATAATACAGTCTCATACCCTCCTGGAATACAAACAATACCATTACATCATAAGACATGTgcttcactctgggaaaacagggcttaatgcatgtgcgtaaagtatcgtcccagattagcctttgaagtccgcacaggctaatctgagctgaaactttcagcttttattgtatttttcttgttttaatgaagtctcttctaaggggagatccagtttagacagaaagtgtcttcccggaTAAGCCAGTGTGGACTGAATCCGCTAATCTGGGTAATCAAAATGTGTAACTGGGTAAGAGGGATAAAACTTTACAAACAAAACTTGTGCACCATCATATTTTGGTTGAAGATATGTAGATAAGGGCAGTTtatgccaagtttgactcaaaataaAAGCAATTCCAAATCCAATATAAAGGGTATTCAGTATTGTTAGACTTAAATCTAAGAATTCTTTGGTGAATAATCGATGTTCATACCTCTGCCCTTGAACTGTGAGACTGGAAGAAAACTGATTCCTTGTGTCCACATCTCGGGCATGGATGGTCGTCAGTCCGGGGAAGGGTTGGGTCCGCAATCACATCTCCAATAATCTGGGTCAGCTCGCTGTCAATACAAACATGAACATCAGATAAACCGTGttatgggaaaattgggctttatgcatacgcgtagagtgtcgtcctacattagcctgtgcagtctgcgcgggctaatatgggacggcatTTTCCGTCTATATGGTATATTTCCTTGAGAAGTATCTTCTTAGCTCACCTTGGGCTTTAtcattcaaatataaatatgaaattaaggATCAAAATTACAGACATTTTACTGGATTGTTCAACCAATTTTGCTGCTTatttatttgagaaaaaataAGACCTTGAATTTTTCACTTTTTCAGTCAATATTTAACTTTTCAACACATATATTTTGGTTCTCCCAGATAGTCAGACTACCTTTAATGTCAAGCCATGAACTAGCCAGTAATTGTTAACAACAGTATACTTCACAAATCAGGCAGAAAGATATTTTCTCATGGCTGATTagttatacgggcaaaagcccgcataGCGGGCGTTGActgttcatacatatggaaatttagacataaaaattaacatagggatgcatctcaaaaaaaattgccacgcaacatatattttcgcgatgctatttatgaccttgaacaagtCAAAAAcacgttgacatatgctaaatcacatgtaaatacatacctcaggaaaaagtaTACAAATGACATCATAAtatgtagcgaatcgcactaaatattctcgcattatttgtttttctccgCTACATATAGACCGTTCTAGAATTAAGATTATCCAATTACCTCCCCTaaatactcatcttcagtgggtataagccatagactggttcactacatatagtgacagtctttaccaaacacaatttgggtaaacataacccgtctttataATATTGCCCGAATTTCTTTTGAATTTATtcgctttgatcttttcgatatcttattgttattattatcctgacaaatcacaaacgcttgttaaaaaattatttgttttaaacattatacttgGCATTTGTATTCTCCCGGTATTTCAATATAACAACACCCTACTGTTTACTTGTCAGAAagcgtgacgcattttccatacgctctcagaaagcagttttacatgtgatcatgagcaatattctggtaagttgtggttgttatccatcagaaacacattcattcacaaaatttaaagatattccgattcaactttttagtcttttagctttagtTTTTAACGTATTTACGCCTCGCCTGTTCGCACTTTActgatatcccgaaaggttacatatcactttaataagtttaggcctaaaaccacaaaatctaataccgttggatttttgtaccaaaatcttgcgtaaaaaatcttccagattcgaaatcaacaaaaaaacaagacatttatgaATTGTCTGCATcgtttatcaaattttaagatattttttggttttccgtttttagaagctgttctgccaaggcaagagctgggcatcacaaaAGCCATTATATCGAGCAAATCTAATAGATAtggtttccagaaatcaacaaaggagggattcctgaactatcataatttccaagctatacacacagttattagctTGTGGTTATcttatttattggttctgttggtttacttggatggaacatgtgtgaacttttacagaactttgaaaagtctatatctgtctatctataaacaaaaataagcTATGACATatgatcagatgtgcaaacatcgtcaaagggttgttaaattaacaatttgaaggcaattatgctgaagaaatatgaaggttcccatgcaaatttagtctgtataatgACAAATgcctgccaataaatgtcaaactagtaatacaaaacttatcACAAGtgtgtaaaagcactaagtacctgttgtgatcatttttagtaagatagtgtaatgctaaacagtagcaaatattttgtttagttaatGCATAATGCCATAAAtgtgatttcctttctattgtgtaattaataaattgattgttacttgttgttccatgataaatgttttatgcgctagtacaaaaccagcattgttaattttgtaaaaggtagtAAAATGTTACTGcattgattccacagtttttcaTAAGATAACATCACTTTATAATTTCATAtaggtaaatattcttgtactgtaggttgatgagtgTTTTAGTATTCCATGTACTtattgtgtaactattattttatgtgcaaataaatgatgtgaattgttttgtatctccacacaataccccATACCTTTTAAAggctttttatatatgtactgaatatacatgtacttacatcatttacatgcttctgctagcggcttagccaagaaagacaatgactgacatataaataagctcatatgattactgatgatctatgttttattgtatgtgttttttgaatgtttaaataaaacatatggaTTATATAGCAttatgcattctaatatttgcattcaaattgtaactacaTGCATAGAGctacaaactaagtgtatgcagtttagactgtgatttaagaattgctacaaaattatgacaaaatgtaaactatttattaaatattttaatttcaaaacaagtatgctgtcaTGGTGttccacataattatacattgataataaaaaaaaaaaaattgcggtGTTAATGTTTctccaacagtagaaatcattctgctgatgaagtccatagtacacggacgaaagctccaagtatggctttcaatatttggtgtgtgtaatttgacagtctaaaacttattgaataaaaaaaaaaaaaattcaaatttgtcattcaaaattgatttgacacatcacatgataatctcactgtgtaacatagtgggtggagtaaacatgatgaaaaacgctggaataaggagaagaacatttaaatataggggtttattgtatgaaccttcatttgtaaggtaagatgcaatgattaaactttcaaactcgaaaccacgttgtttgtattcgtcaaatattcggttcgggaggtggcgaatacgattcgtccactgccgtattcgagtaattcgaatgtatcgttacagccctagttTAATGTATGCTAAaatcaactgctttagcaagctgttaagttgaattgagacatttgatgaaacaaactgtttccttattaggaccagtacttagtgtcttcagggttatctaaagaatgctcccacttaagggatcaatacagagacctcccagtgacttaGCCAGTCAGCAGACACCCTATACACTATaccgcagccaccgaaccagctttaaattcctgcggctagaaaacacaaaataataagatgctagatcttaaagctaggaacatgttacttgttttaaaattgatttttttggatgcattaatttattattgaaacaattataatattttgaaacaatacattgtccatatatttattaaaaatacatggttatcaaaaaacttaaacagcttttgcccgtaaattaggtagcacctataatcatattagtaGATTGGGTGAAATCCCAAAACTAGGATAGACAGGCATATACTCTGGCAGGCATGGTAACTATAAGTATAAGAACTATAAACATGTATGCTGTGgataaaaggggtttaatgcatgtgcacaaagtttTGTCCCACATATTTTGCCTGGACAGTCCATACTAACTAAATAGGGAGGAAACTTTCTGCTATTATGGTATTTTTTcctttgaagaaagtctcttccgaGTTAAAATCCAggtaagcagaaagtgtcgtccctgaatacaGTGAATAGACTGTGCATTGCACTAGCAGCTAAGCTAATTTTGGATAACACTTTAGCATTAAATCCTTTTTTGTCAGAGCTAGActcatatgtaaacaaaaacatagtGTAACTTACTCCACTTCATGTGTAATCTTGTTCACATATATACATGGGTTGTCTGCTATTTGCTGATAATCACAATTGCGACACtgaaaacaacacacacaattCATAGgcatttgaaaaaacaaatagAACAGTGTGTAAAAACTATTTGCCATATTATGTTTTTGTAGAGTATAAATGGACATAAAAAGTACATAAAAAgttgtatattttttatggaattacATGTACTTTTGCAACAGTGGAAAGTTATAAATTATGATATcatttattgaaacaaacaaaaaaaaataaaaaaaatcataatctaAGTGGGAAATCCATTAATATACATACAGCATAAAGTAGATTTCTGCTTTCTTTGTCTTCTTTCGGGTACAACATATTGTTACTGAAAATGCATGAGTAAAAAATATGTTCCAAAATTATGATTTAAAACAATGTGTCAAGTATTTTATGTTTGCATATAATAAAGTGGCCACTTTGACCACTTTGACTAACATGTAAATGTCTTTACTAACTGTTTACAAGAAAAAAGTCATATAACTTTCATATCAGATATTTTTTTTGGAATAGGCCAATTCAAGGAAGCCACCCTAGCAACCCTGACTTGTTTAATGTATCCTTATCGTTTCGTTCAGTCATCGTTTTGATAAGACAACATTGAACTGTAAAATTATTGTgacataaataatttaacaaaactttTTTGAAACAATTGAACCCCAAAGTACtgcttaaaagaaatattttcaaaAGTAAAGGCATGTACACAACATATTTAGAAACATATgcttaattttaaacaaaattcttttttttccaaacaagATGTGAAAAATTACAATTCACCAAAGTTGAACCAAAAAACAACTATCAATaagattaaattttatataaaataaatacttaaataaagtTCAGAAACAAAATATGGGAATTGCCGAATCTATAAGAATGGATGAAACTACTCAACATCATCAGATGACTTTAAGTTTAACTTCTTCCCCAGAACCATCCCAGTGTGGAACAGACTACCAGCTACAGTCGCTGAGGCTCCCTCTTTGGTATCCTTCAAGAGGGAGCTAGCGACCCTGCATTTATAACAAGGGGTTTCACTCCCAGCTGGTCGTATGACCAGCTGGGATTATCTCTCTTTATCCTTCCTTCTACTATGTATCTATCCTTATTATTCCTAATTTAAATATGTAGTATCGTGTACTTTATCTGTATTATCTCTTCTAACCTTATTTTCCCTGAATATATACTATTATATTGTACTTAATTTGTAtcacatcttttatttttatttcatctaTCTTTCTATCGATCTCTTTACCCTTGTATTAAGCGCCACTACCCGTTGAGTAATTGTCAAGTTTGACTGGTCAACGTACCGATGTATATGTAGAactataggaggtttttgtgtgacgtcacaagaggggttttccgttactaaaaatagattggccgtcaacttcttaatcgcggccaattacattgtatcagagtaaaggtcgtccgAAGACTtgatacttacaatttcacaaaacaaaactatcaatacctgtattctttttttaagtaagactttaataaatgatatttcaaaaataataaaacataataatttgaatattactataagtggtgtggatcactatcgatctaaattaaagagtgataattaaataattagttctatgtcgttgatgctacaactttctgccgattttcgattgaaatgaaaacGTGATAATTAGTTAATTTcatcgttttactcacacactatgctaactaacagcggcgtagtttaatcaaaggaaaacgtgaaaatcacgcgcggtttaattgcaattaaagtttaattaaagttacgaatttgtaacacataggaagagtaaTTCATATCGTCTACAatataaatggaagtaaccactttgtccgtACATTCGCTAGCATGGCTTCTTTAACCTTTAAGAGTCCTTTGGACGAAAATGAGTctgaacaaacaaaaaaataaaaaataaaacacaaaaaactagagcattccaagagtcatggaaagttgataatttggcttcgctttgagaatgaatcaaaatcaacGTACTGCGACCTATGCATTAAGGTGCAGAATTCCTACACGTTCACTGTAGGTTGCAATATCCTGAAAAAGGACTCGGTGACGAAACATGCCAAGTCTAAAGGTAAGATTTTGAAGATGAGaggaattttaatttgaaattactttgaaatgctatagtctaactatatgtatatatgcagatTGACtaggtatttatttttttatattttcagatcACACTCATGCCGTCGATGCCAGCAAGCAGTCGGTGTTTTTGAAGTCCGCTTGTGACGTGTTGTTAAAAATTTGCTGTATGAAAATATCTCTTTAACTATGAAAATGTTGATGTGATGTATATAATATGatatgtgacatgtgcttgttgtcattaaaagaaatatgaaaaatctatagtatatattgttatttgaaacaaacgaaaactggttggcaataggcccaaaacgcaccacagacaatctaggatccaaatttttttcgggggggggggggggggggtggggggggggtgggtgcccccggacccccctagatctgggtggctcaaagatattttaggccagcgctagccctgggatgtgatagtgttatttttcatcagcgattaaaatttagtgtaaggggtgcattgaatcagttataaaacaaagccctaaaatagctcaagccatttcaatcttgaaaggtagttttaattttattttacattgaatgaattttcgttttgtttgcattgaatgaaaatattcataaatttaagcattcaaattgaaaaaaacacctgcatattttgcaaattgaaatgtctttgcatgtacatgtatattgaaaactcttctgTAGTGATACTGAGcaatacaaatctagcattttatgataccataaacctacacattttatttatttacgcaagtattttatatcccaaagatgaccaaacgcgattgtttgttttcatgatgatgattCGAACACTACagaaacgcacgatctttacacattatatcagagtttacatttgcaggtactcgttaaatacgttaattgtgtagcagtaaacttgtacaatattttaaatgtatagttattaaacactttattgttgtgtttacactggttaatttatatatacttaatagttcctagctgttaatccattttggacaaatgtctatttttaaatatattcaaatattttattaaagcaagtttaagcaactgttaagtttttgacttaatatgccaagagatgacatggaggtatcataaattgtgtttaatgaccagacacatgtggtttatgcagagaccccatacagagtcatacaagcatAGGTCCCTGGGgttatgacacactgttttcttagtaattgtctggacagtatccgatcatatcgagatagtcggtttgtgataaacaaaggggcaatgaaacactgggttaaaaatgctgaaacaaagggtgtcaaaattggtgtgaacaattaaataaataaaaacatttacatttatcaagaggatttagttaatctgtaacaaggtaagtttttacagacaaataggttcaaatcagtctctatatgttgattacataaaatcaatcaatttgtggtttgtttttatccttatttgtgttctttcattggattcaatttaatctgaaagaatttcaatttctgagtattttttgttcttcaaaagggtcgcgaatatgattgtaaccgtatcacgatgcggttcatcaaatgcaaacaatagcagaatggccgcagttttgacggccaaaatttgaccatgtgcaaacgtgacgtcattatcggaatccccaaaacctcctttATGAAAAATTGATATGTCACTCGGATGTTGTTTTGAGCTCTCGCGAAAACATGTGTCATACGAAAATATCGAAAACTGAATATAATCTTACATAACGATGAAAATCAATATACCATTCTTTGCAGAATTTTATTCCAACAAATCCTGGACCATCATCGTGTTGATCGTACTGGTCCATTTTCTGATTAATAGTCAATTTCTGTATTTATttcgatgttgttgttgtttctgttgttgttccCTTTGCTGCTTACATCATTGCCAGTGTGTGTTTTATTATGTCCATCGGTATATGAAAGCATGCATTGTAAATCCAAATATACATGCTTTCAAATTATTTGCATGTAATAAGTGAATATTAACTTGCAAGGAAGAATACACATATATTCGTTTAAATTTCAAATTGCGTACTTATGCCATAGCATAGATGTAAGCTGCTCGAGTGTCTGTCTAGCCGGTGATCCGCACTTCTGACTCATCAAACAGTTACACCTTTAACCATCTGAAATTGTAATACGCAATAAAGTCTGTAGCGGTCAGCGTTTCAATCAGCGCACAGGATGGCAGGTGGAAGATTTGATTTGGTCATATTTGGTGCCACGGGATTTACAGGGCAGTTTGTTGTGGATGAGGTGGCCCGAGTAGCAGACGAAGAAGGTGGGCTGAAGTTTGCAGTAGCTGGACGCTCTA
Encoded proteins:
- the LOC127873206 gene encoding DNA-directed RNA polymerase II subunit RPB9-like, with the translated sequence MDQYDQHDDGPGFVGIKFCKECNNMLYPKEDKESRNLLYACRNCDYQQIADNPCIYVNKITHEVDELTQIIGDVIADPTLPRTDDHPCPRCGHKESVFFQSHSSRAEEGMRLYYVCTNAQCVHRWTE